A genome region from Haliotis asinina isolate JCU_RB_2024 chromosome 11, JCU_Hal_asi_v2, whole genome shotgun sequence includes the following:
- the LOC137255756 gene encoding tubulin alpha-3 chain-like: MRECISVHVGQAGCQIGNACWELYCLEHGIQPDGQMPSDKTLGGGDDSFNTFFSETGAGKHVPRAVFVDLEPTVVDEIRTGTYRQLFHPEQLITGKEDAANNYARGHYTIGKELIDLVLDRIRKLADQCSGLQGFLIFHSFGGGTGSGFCSLLLERLGVDYGKKSKLEFSIYPAPQVSTAVVEPYNSILTTHTTLEHSDVAFMVDNEAIYDICQRNLDIGRPTYTNLNRLIGQIVSSVTASLRFDGALNVDLTEFQTNLVPYPRIHFPMANYAPVISAEKAYHEQLTVSEVTTACFEPANQMVKCDPRHGKYMACCLLYRGDVVPKDVNAAVAAIKTKRTVQFVDWCPTGFKVGINYQPPTVVPGGDLAKVQRAVCMLANTTAVAETWARLDHKFDLMYAKRAFVHWYVGEGMEEGEFSEAREDLAALEKDYEEVGVDSMEAQGEDEEEY; the protein is encoded by the exons ATG AGGGAATGTATCTCTGTCCACGTCGGCCAGGCCGGGTGTCAGATAGGCAATGCATGCTGGGAGTTGTATTGTCTGGAGCACGGCATCCAGCCTGATGGCCAGATGCCCTCTGACAAAACCCTTGGTGGTGGTGACGACTCCTTCAACACCTTCTTCAGCGAGACTGGAGCAGGGAAACACGTCCCCAGGGCCGTCTTCGTCGACCTTGAACCTACAGTTGTCG ACGAGATCCGTACCGGCACCTACCGCCAGCTGTTCCACCCTGAACAGCTGATCACCGGCAAGGAGGACGCCGCCAACAACTACGCTCGTGGCCACTACACAATCGGCAAGGAACTTATTGACCTTGTCCTTGACCGTATCAGAAAATTGGCAGACCAGTGTAGTGGACTTCAAGGTTTCCTCATCTTCCACAGCTTTGGTGGTGGTACGGGATCTGGATTTTGTTCCCTTCTCCTAGAACGACTGGGTGTAGACTACGGAAAGAAGTCGAAGCTTGAGTTTTCGATATACCCCGCCCCTCAGGTGTCTACCGCTGTGGTGGAACCCTACAACTCCATCCTGACTACCCACACAACCCTGGAACACTCCGATGTCGCTTTCATGGTCGACAATGAGGCCATCTACGACATTTGCCAGCGCAACCTTGATATTGGCAGACCAACCTATACCAATCTGAACCGTCTCATTGGTCAGATTGTCAGCTCCGTCACTGCTTCTCTTCGTTTCGATGGAGCTCTGAACGTGGATCTGACGGAGTTCCAGACCAACTTGGTGCCCTACCCACGTATCCACTTCCCTATGGCTAACTATGCTCCAGTTATTTCCGCCGAGAAGGCCTACCATGAGCAGCTGACAGTCAGTGAAGTCACCACTGCTTGTTTCGAGCCCGCCAACCAGATGGTTAAATGCGATCCCCGACACGGCAAGTACATGGCTTGTTGTTTGCTTTACAGAGGAGATGTCGTCCCGAAGGACGTCAACGCTGCCGTAGCAGCAATTAAGACGAAGAGAACAGTTCAGTTCGTCGACTGGTGTCCAACTGGTTTCAAGGTCGGCATCAACTATCAGCCACCAACTGTTGTTCCCGGTGGTGACCTGGCCAAAGTCCAAAGAGCTGTCTGCATGTTGGCAAACACCACTGCCGTCGCCGAGACTTGGGCTCGTCTTGACCACAAGTTTGACCTGATGTACGCCAAGCGAGCCTTCGTCCACTGGTACGTGGGTGAGGGTATGGAGGAGGGAGAGTTCTCCGAGGCCCGTGAAGACTTAGCAGCTCTGGAGAAGGACTACGAGGAAGTTGGAGTCGACTCGATGGAGGCACAGGgtgaagatgaggaagaataTTGA